The nucleotide sequence CAGCGGAGAAAGCTGCTGATGCGGGCGGCTTTTTGATTTCCCAGCCCCGCGGGGCGGACCGCCTTCGCGATGGCGGAGGGCGGCGCATCCGCCACGGCGTCCCAGCCGGGAAAGCGGGTTTTCAGGCCTTCAAAGGCGAGATCGCGATTGTGGTCGGTCGTGCTCTGGGAAAGCAGGGTGCTGATGAAGGCATCGAGAATGTCGGCGCGCGCCGGCCGCTGCGGGATGCCGAAGCGCTCCCGGAGTCCATCGGCCACGCGCAACAGCTTTCTCCGCAAATCGGCACTGCGGTTGGAGGAGGGCACGCTGGTCTTTCCTCGCGCATTCGGGTAGGGGCCGCGGTTCGCCCGGCGGCCCTCATGCGCAAATTAGAGGATGGATCGGGAGGGATGCAAACTTCCTAGAAGTAGAGAAAAGCCGGAGGGGCCGAGGGGAAGCGGGCACCCTCGGCCGAGATGTTCCGCAAACCGGGCACGGGCAGGGATGCGGGAGCCTCCGCAGGGCGGCGGATATTCTTCGGGGGCGGCGGAGCGATAAGGCGGACAATCGGCCCGGGCGTCTCCCCTTTCCGGGTGTTTTTGTAGGCCTCGTGAACCCGCTGGAGGCCCCGGTATTCGCGGATGACCTTCCACACGTATCTTCTGGTTTCATCGTACGGCGGCATTCCCCGGTA is from bacterium and encodes:
- a CDS encoding DNA lyase — protein: MPSSNRSADLRRKLLRVADGLRERFGIPQRPARADILDAFISTLLSQSTTDHNRDLAFEGLKTRFPGWDAVADAPPSAIAKAVRPAGLGNQKAARISSFLR